In Sandaracinaceae bacterium, the following are encoded in one genomic region:
- a CDS encoding SDR family oxidoreductase produces the protein MSFRGRVVAITGAASGIGRALAIDLAQRGADLALCDVSEDGLAETAAAVERTGRQVTTDRVDVSDRAAVYAWAEKVVADHGRVDGIVNNAGVSLTDTIEHLDYDDFEWIVGINFWGVVYGTKAFLPHLLERGDGWVVNVSSVFGIIAVPSQAAYNATKFAVRGFTECLRQELDGSGVSVSCVHPGGIKTNIARGGRFRRSTEGFETADDAADHFENALARTTAEEAGKVIADGMAAKAPRILIGADARLIDVVQRTMPVKYTTLVKKLADRRR, from the coding sequence ATGAGCTTTCGTGGGCGGGTGGTGGCCATCACCGGGGCGGCGTCTGGGATCGGCCGGGCGCTGGCGATCGATCTGGCGCAGCGGGGCGCGGACCTCGCGCTGTGCGACGTGAGCGAGGACGGGCTCGCGGAGACGGCGGCGGCGGTGGAGCGGACCGGGCGGCAGGTCACGACCGACCGGGTCGACGTGTCCGACCGCGCGGCGGTCTACGCGTGGGCCGAGAAGGTCGTGGCCGATCACGGCCGGGTCGACGGCATCGTCAACAACGCGGGCGTGAGCCTCACCGACACCATCGAGCACCTCGACTACGACGACTTCGAGTGGATCGTCGGCATCAACTTCTGGGGCGTGGTCTACGGGACGAAGGCCTTCCTCCCGCACCTGCTCGAGCGCGGCGACGGCTGGGTCGTCAACGTCTCGAGCGTGTTCGGCATCATCGCGGTGCCGAGCCAGGCCGCCTACAACGCGACCAAGTTCGCGGTGCGCGGGTTCACCGAGTGCCTCCGCCAGGAGCTCGACGGGAGCGGCGTGAGCGTCAGCTGCGTGCACCCGGGCGGCATCAAGACGAACATCGCGCGCGGCGGCCGCTTCCGGCGCTCCACCGAGGGCTTCGAGACGGCGGATGACGCGGCGGATCACTTCGAGAACGCCCTCGCGCGCACCACGGCGGAGGAAGCGGGCAAGGTGATCGCGGACGGCATGGCGGCCAAGGCGCCCCGCATCCTGATCGGCGCCGACGCGCGGCTGATCGACGTGGTCCAGCGCACCATGCCCGTGAAGTACACGACGCTCGTGAAGAAGCTCGCCGACCGCCGCCGCTGA
- the hxpB gene encoding hexitol phosphatase HxpB, which translates to MTIEAATLDSAIFDMDGLLIDSEPLWRRAEVEVFASVGLTLTEAMCEATTGLRIDEVVAHWHARAPWEGEAIDAVAARIVDRMIGLVTAEGVAQPGAHAAVDACARAGLTLALASSSPDRLIDATLTRLGLSERFAVRRSAQHESHGKPHPAVFLHTAEDLGVAPTRCLVFEDSLNGVLAAKAARMTCVAVPEVDDPRFCIADLVLRSLEEVEGTLG; encoded by the coding sequence GTGACGATCGAAGCAGCCACCCTCGACAGTGCCATTTTCGATATGGACGGCCTGCTCATCGACTCCGAGCCGCTCTGGCGCCGGGCCGAGGTGGAGGTCTTCGCCAGCGTCGGGCTCACCCTGACCGAGGCGATGTGCGAGGCCACGACCGGCCTGCGCATCGACGAGGTCGTCGCCCACTGGCACGCGCGCGCGCCGTGGGAGGGCGAGGCCATCGACGCGGTGGCGGCGCGAATCGTCGACCGCATGATCGGCCTGGTGACCGCGGAGGGCGTGGCGCAGCCCGGGGCGCACGCCGCCGTCGACGCCTGCGCCCGCGCTGGTCTGACCCTCGCCCTCGCCTCCAGCTCCCCCGACCGCCTCATCGACGCCACGCTCACGCGCCTCGGCCTGTCCGAGCGCTTCGCCGTGCGTCGCTCCGCCCAGCACGAGAGCCACGGCAAGCCGCACCCCGCCGTCTTCCTCCACACGGCCGAAGACCTCGGCGTCGCCCCCACCCGCTGCCTCGTCTTCGAGGACTCGCTCAACGGCGTGCTCGCGGCCAAGGCGGCGCGCATGACCTGCGTCGCCGTGCCCGAGGTCGATGACCCCCGCTTCTGCATCGCCGACCTCGTCCTGCGCTCCCTCGAAGAAGTCGAGGGGACGCTAGGTTGA
- a CDS encoding pirin family protein — translation MSWMPADDPKCREERSDVVAQVVEPRERDLGDGFVVRRVLPAPRRRMVGPFIFWDEMGPVTLAPGRGLDVRPHPHIGLATITYLFEGEIFHRDSLGSAIAIRPGEVNWMTAGRGVTHSERTRDEVRAVESRVHGIQSWIALPEAHEDDAPWFAHHGADEIPEVEQDGATFRVIAGEVYGVASPVRTLSPMFFVDATIPAGARVPLPEGHEERAAYVVSGALRANGDRFGAGRMLVFEAGDASIVADEDSRVMLIGGAPLGQRFIEWNFVGSTRERVEAAKRDWREERTERFPLVPGDEAERIPLP, via the coding sequence ATGAGCTGGATGCCCGCCGACGATCCGAAGTGTCGCGAGGAGCGGTCCGACGTGGTGGCGCAGGTGGTCGAGCCCCGCGAGCGCGATCTCGGGGACGGCTTCGTCGTCCGCCGCGTGCTGCCCGCGCCCCGCCGCCGCATGGTCGGGCCCTTCATCTTCTGGGACGAGATGGGGCCCGTGACCCTCGCGCCCGGGAGAGGCCTCGACGTGCGCCCGCACCCGCACATCGGGCTCGCCACGATCACCTATCTCTTCGAGGGCGAGATCTTCCACCGCGACAGCCTGGGCAGCGCGATCGCCATCCGGCCGGGCGAGGTGAACTGGATGACCGCCGGGCGCGGGGTCACCCATTCGGAGCGCACCCGGGACGAGGTCCGCGCGGTCGAGAGCCGCGTGCACGGCATCCAGTCGTGGATCGCGCTGCCGGAGGCGCACGAGGACGACGCGCCCTGGTTCGCGCACCACGGGGCGGACGAGATCCCCGAGGTGGAGCAGGACGGCGCGACCTTCCGCGTGATCGCGGGCGAGGTCTACGGCGTCGCCTCCCCGGTCCGCACGCTCTCGCCGATGTTCTTCGTGGACGCGACGATCCCCGCTGGCGCGCGTGTGCCGCTGCCGGAGGGACACGAGGAGCGCGCGGCGTACGTCGTCTCGGGCGCCCTGCGCGCCAACGGCGATCGCTTCGGCGCGGGCCGCATGCTCGTGTTCGAGGCGGGCGACGCGTCCATCGTGGCGGACGAGGACAGCCGCGTGATGCTGATCGGCGGCGCGCCGCTGGGCCAGCGCTTCATCGAGTGGAACTTCGTGGGCAGCACCCGCGAGCGCGTCGAGGCCGCGAAGCGCGACTGGCGCGAGGAGCGCACGGAGCGCTTCCCGCTGGTCCCGGGCGACGAGGCGGAGCGGATCCCCTTGCCGTGA